The following coding sequences lie in one Opisthocomus hoazin isolate bOpiHoa1 chromosome 7, bOpiHoa1.hap1, whole genome shotgun sequence genomic window:
- the MTHFD1 gene encoding C-1-tetrahydrofolate synthase, cytoplasmic, producing MAPAEILSGKIVSAQVRERLKKQVVEMREKFPGFRPGLAILQVGNRDDSNLYINMKLKAAAEIGISANHIKLPNTATEADVLKCIASLNGDPAVHGFIVQLPLDSDKPINTEKITNAVAPEKDVDGLSSINAGKLSRGDLGDCFIPCTPKGCMELIKQTGVQVAGKRAVVIGRSKIVGAPMHDLLLWNHATVTTCHSKTSTLAEEVGKADILVVAAGKAEMVKGEWIKPGAIVIDCGINHVPDSTKASGKRVVGDVAYSTAKEKASYITPVPGGVGPMTVAMLMQSTVESAQRFLEKFQPGKWNIQYNQLTLRMPVPSDIEISQSYVPKPIDQVAKEVGLLPDEVELYGQTKAKVHLSALKRLKNQPDGKYVVVTGITPTPLGEGKSTTTVGLVQALGAHLHQNVFACVRQPSQGPTFGIKGGAAGGGYCQVIPMEEFNLHLTGDIHAITAANNLVAAAVDARIFHELTQTDQALYNRLVPSVSGVRKFSDIQIRRLQKLGINKTDPTALTKEEVNLFVRLDIDPGTITWQRVLDTNDRFLRKITIGQSPTEKGFSRTAQFDITVSSEIMAVLALSDGLDDMKMRLGRMVVASSKRGEPVTADDLGVTGALAVLMKDAVKPNLMQTLEGTPVFVHAGPFANIAHGNSSVLADKIALKLVGKEGFVVTEAGFGADIGMEKFFNIKCRYSGLRPHVVVLVATVRALKMHGGGPAVTAGVPLPKEYMEEDLQLLAKGCSNLNKQIQNARMFGVPVVVAVNAFKTDTKAELALVVQLAKEAGAFDAVECTHWAEGGKGAVALAQAVQRASETPSNFRFLYSVELPVIDKIRLIAQQIYGASDIELLPEAQEKVTLYTKQGFGNLPICMAKTHLSLSHDPEQKGAPTGFILPIRDIRASVGAGFLYPLVGTMTTMPGLPTRPCFYDIDLDPVSGEVKGLF from the exons ATGGCCCCCGCCGAGATCCTCAGCGGGAAGATCGTCTCCGC acAAGTGAGAGAGAGACTAAAGAAACAAGTTGTTGAGATGAGAGAGAAATTTCCAGGCTTCAGACCAGGACTCGCAATTTTGCAG GTTGGAAATCGGGATGATTCGAACCTCTATATTAATATGAAGCTGAAGGCTGCTGCTGAG ATTGGGATCAGTGCTAATCACATAAAACTGCCAAACACAGCAACAGAAGCTGAT GTCCTCAAGTGCATTGCCTCTTTGAATGGAGACCCTGCTGTTCATGGCTTTATAGTGCAGCTGCCACTTGACTCTGATAAACCCatcaatacagaaaaaataacaaatgcTGTTGCACCTGAGAAGGATGTAGATGG cttGAGTAGCATCAATGCTGGGAAACTCTCTAGAGGGGATCTTGGAGACTGCTTTATTCCCTGTACGCCAAAAGGATGCATGGAACTTATCAAGCAGACAG GCGTCCAGGTTGCAGGGAAGAGAGCTGTCGTGATTGGTCGCAGTAAGATCGTTGGTGCTCCCATGCATGACCTCCTGCTCTGGAATCATGCAACAGTAACCACTTGCCATTCAAAGACCTCAACGCTGGCTGAGGAG GTTGGTAAAGCTGATATCCTGGTGGTTGCAGCTGGTAAAGCTGAAATGGTGAAAGGTGAATGGATCAAACCTGGTGCAATTGTAATAGACTGTGGAATTAACCATGTGCCAG ACAGCACAAAAGCCAGTGGAAAAAGAGTTGTAGGAGATGTggcatacagtacagcaaaagaaaaagcttcATACATCACCCCAGTTCCTGGTGGCGTTGGGCCTATGACTGTGGCCATGTTAATGCAG AGCACGGTGGAGAGTGCACAACGCTTTCTGGAGAAGTTCCAGCCTGGAAAATGGAACATCCAATATAACCAGCTTACCCTAAGGATGCCTGTTCCAAG TGATATTGAAATATCGCAGTCTTACGTACCCAAGCCCATTGATCAAGTTGCAAAAGAAGTTGGCCTGCTCCCTGATGAGGTGGAGCTCTACGGCCAAACTAAAGCCAAGGTTCATCTGTCGGCTCTGAAACGGCTGAAGAACCAGCCAGATGGCAAATACGTTGTTGTTACTGG GATAACTCCTACTCCgctgggagaggggaagagcaCCACCACTGTCGGCCTTGTTCAAGCCTTAGGAGCGCACCTTCACCAGAATGTCTTTGCCTGTGTTCGGCAGCCTTCTCAGGGGCCAACCTTTGGTATAAAGG GTGGAGCTGCAGGTGGTGGCTATTGTCAAGTTATCCCCATGGAAGAG TTTAACCTTCACCTCACTGGTGACATCCATGCTATCACTGCAGCCAACAACCTGGTCGCTGCTGCTGTCGATGCACGTATATTCCATGAGCTAACCCAGACCGACCAG GCTCTCTACAACCGTTTGGTGCCTTCTGTCAGTGGTGTTAGGAAGTTCTCAGATATTCAGATCCGAAGACTACAG AAATTGGGCATTAACAAAACTGATCCTACGGCTTTGACAAAGGAAGAAGTAAACTTATTTGTGAGACTGGACATTGACCCAGGCACCATAACATGGCAAAGAG TACTGGATACAAATGACAGGTTCCTTAGGAAAATCACTATTGGACAATCTCCAACAGAAAAAGGCTTCTCACGAACG GCTCAGTTTGACATCACGGTGAGCAGTGAAATCATGGCAGTTCTAGCGCTCTCTGACGGGTTGGATGATATGAAAATGCGACTGGGCAGAATGGTAGTCGCTTCGAGCAAGAGAGGAGAACCAGTTACAGCAGATGACCTT GGAGTGACTGGTGCTCTGGCTGTCTTGATGAAAGATGCTGTTAAACCAAACCTCATGCAGACACTAGAG GGAACACCAGTGTTTGTTCATGCTGGTCCTTTTGCCAACATTGCACATGGGAATTCTTCGGTGTTGGCAGACAAAATAGCACTGAAGCTGGTGGGTAAAGAGGGATTTGTTG TTACAGAAGCAGGATTTGGTGCAGACATAGGCATGGAGAAATTCTTTAATATTAAGTGCCGCTATTCTGGTCTCCGGCCTCACGTGGTGGTGTTGGTTGCTACTGtccgagctctgaaaatgcatggAGGAGGGCCTGCA gTCACTGCTGGGGTACCTTTACCGAAGGAGTACATGGAAGAG GATCTTCAACTGTTGGCAAAAGGCTGCAGTAACCTGAACAAGCAAATCCAAAATGCACGGATGTTTGGTGTCCCAGTAGTAGTGGCTGTCAATGCTTTCAA AACAGATACAAAGGCTGAACTGGCCCTTGTAGTACAActggcaaaggaggcaggagcgTTCGATGCTGTGGAGTGCACGCACTGGGCAGAGGGAGGTAAAGGAGCAGTTGCACTGGCCCAAGCTGTTCAGAGAGCGTCGGAGACACCCAGCAACTTCAGGTTCCTCTATAGTGTGGAG ctccCTGTTATAGATAAGATCAGGCTTATTGCACAGCAGATCTATGGGGCAAGTGACATCGAGCTGCTTCCAGAAGCACAGGAGAAAGTCACCTTGTACACTAAGCAG GGATTTGGAAACCTGCCAATCTGCATGGCTAAAACTCATTTATCATTGTCTCATGACCCAGAACAAAAAGGAGCACCTACGGGTTTTATTCTGCCAATCCGAGACATTCGGGCCAGTGTTGGTGCTGGATTCCTATATCCACTAGTAGGAACG ATGACCACTATGCCAGGACTTCCTACAAGACCCTGTTTCTATGATATAGACTTGGACCCAGTGTCAGGAGAAGTCAAGGGGCTCTTTTGA